Proteins co-encoded in one Metabacillus sp. KUDC1714 genomic window:
- a CDS encoding DUF2264 domain-containing protein, producing MPTLHTTFSKHEIKTREDLSEVLKQICDPLKPYYSKGYAGLSLGSSGAAYTDSTAQMEGFSRVLWGLVPLLAGESKEYELWESHLQGIKNGTDPHHEEYWGDIHDYDQKIVEMAVFGLALLLIPEKIWEPLNEQEKRNLSNWLKQINQCKVWDCNWLFFPVLVNLGLRNVGLPYDQEGIEKNLDRIDQFYLSNGWYSDGINGHSDYYVPFAIHYYGLIYAKVMEVEDPVRSQRYKMRAEAFAKDFIYWFSKDGSSLPYGRSLAYRFAQSAFWSAAVFAEIEPFSLGVMKGLLLRNLRWWFNQPIFNDAGILTIGYTYPNLVMAENYNSPGSPYWSLKTFLPLALHAEHPFWQAEEEPLPELSSTVIQKQPHMVICRDDERNHILAFNSGHLSSNEHTHTSAKYEKFVYSNFFGFSVPRAEWGLSQGAYDSMLALSEGDNIYRVKRHCEEYLIEDNYIYTYWKPWNDVEVKTWIIPGTPWHLRIHCIKTSRLLDAADGGFALGIENKNADRADFDKVQNENECLVRYSWGASGIKSLRTEGKAELIYPNANTNLLNSRTVIPTIKTRIDPGTSWLVSAVFGEPGISEDKWNNPPCVEIESDKVIVHLPNFDKFEFSIKGIKL from the coding sequence ATGCCTACCTTACATACTACCTTTTCAAAGCATGAAATAAAAACTAGAGAAGACCTTAGTGAAGTATTAAAACAAATATGTGATCCCTTAAAACCTTATTATAGTAAAGGGTATGCAGGCTTGAGTTTAGGAAGTTCTGGTGCAGCTTATACGGATTCGACTGCTCAAATGGAAGGTTTTTCACGCGTGTTATGGGGCCTTGTTCCTCTTCTAGCCGGAGAAAGTAAGGAATATGAATTATGGGAAAGTCACCTCCAAGGAATAAAAAATGGCACAGATCCTCATCATGAGGAATATTGGGGCGATATCCATGATTATGATCAGAAAATCGTAGAAATGGCGGTGTTTGGTTTAGCACTACTATTAATACCTGAGAAGATTTGGGAGCCTCTTAATGAACAAGAGAAACGAAATCTAAGTAATTGGCTGAAGCAAATAAATCAATGTAAAGTCTGGGATTGCAATTGGCTCTTCTTTCCGGTTCTTGTTAATTTGGGTCTCAGAAATGTCGGGCTTCCATATGATCAAGAAGGAATTGAGAAAAATTTAGATAGAATCGATCAATTCTATTTATCTAATGGCTGGTATTCAGACGGAATAAACGGGCACAGTGATTACTACGTCCCGTTTGCCATCCATTATTATGGTCTCATTTATGCAAAGGTGATGGAAGTGGAAGATCCCGTTCGTTCACAGCGATATAAAATGAGAGCGGAAGCTTTTGCAAAGGATTTTATCTATTGGTTTTCAAAAGATGGCTCATCATTACCGTATGGCAGAAGTCTAGCATATAGATTTGCCCAGTCAGCATTTTGGAGTGCTGCTGTTTTTGCAGAAATTGAACCTTTTTCATTAGGTGTCATGAAAGGTCTACTCCTTAGAAACTTGCGCTGGTGGTTTAACCAACCTATTTTTAATGATGCTGGTATCTTAACAATAGGTTACACGTATCCGAATCTAGTGATGGCTGAAAACTATAATTCTCCTGGTTCGCCTTATTGGTCATTGAAAACGTTTTTACCACTTGCATTACATGCTGAACATCCATTTTGGCAGGCTGAGGAAGAGCCACTTCCAGAGTTAAGTAGCACTGTGATTCAAAAGCAGCCACACATGGTGATTTGTAGAGATGATGAGAGAAATCATATTCTAGCTTTTAACTCGGGGCATCTGTCTTCAAACGAGCATACACACACTTCTGCCAAATATGAAAAGTTTGTTTACTCTAATTTCTTTGGATTTAGTGTACCGAGGGCAGAGTGGGGGCTTTCGCAAGGTGCTTATGATTCAATGTTAGCCCTAAGTGAAGGTGATAATATCTATCGAGTCAAAAGACATTGCGAGGAATACTTGATAGAAGATAACTATATCTACACGTATTGGAAGCCTTGGAATGATGTAGAAGTAAAAACCTGGATCATACCTGGTACTCCTTGGCATTTACGAATACACTGTATAAAAACAAGTAGGCTATTGGATGCTGCTGACGGTGGCTTTGCATTAGGGATTGAAAATAAGAATGCAGATCGTGCAGATTTTGATAAAGTCCAGAACGAGAATGAATGCTTAGTTAGATATTCATGGGGTGCAAGCGGAATTAAAAGTCTTCGCACTGAGGGAAAAGCTGAGCTAATCTATCCAAATGCAAATACCAATCTACTAAATTCTCGTACTGTTATCCCAACAATAAAAACAAGAATAGACCCTGGAACTAGTTGGTTAGTTAGTGCTGTTTTTGGCGAGCCAGGGATAAGTGAAGATAAATGGAACAATCCACCTTGTGTGGAAATTGAAAGCGACAAAGTAATTGTACATTTACCGAATTTTGATAAATTTGAATTTTCAATAAAAGGTATTAAACTATAA
- a CDS encoding glycoside hydrolase family 88 protein, producing the protein MTNNLEWVDEAWQKVQAKIDRTSKKIGANFPHASVNGTYQLEEPHWWTAGFWPGLLWLVYRESKDESIKQLAEQCEDRLDSVITDYYRLDHDMGFMWTLTSVARFKLLGEEDSKRRALLVANLLAGRFNTSGNYIRAWNPWQEGEDNSGWAIIDCLMNLPLLFWATEETGDPRFSAVAKKHGETVLKNFIREDGSVHHIIRFDPVTGERVEALGGQGFAPDSAWSRGASWAVYGLTLLFHHTKEDKYLQAAKNVSHFFIANLPEDYVPHWDFRLPEEVTKYRDSSAGAIASCGLLLLAKHVPATEEKIYKDAGVKILKSLYKNYGDWENPEQDGLILHGTSHYPEGKNIDVPLIYGDYYFVEGLAILKGDRKLFW; encoded by the coding sequence ATGACGAACAATTTGGAATGGGTAGATGAGGCGTGGCAAAAAGTTCAAGCAAAGATTGACAGAACGAGTAAAAAAATTGGAGCCAATTTCCCTCATGCAAGTGTCAATGGAACGTACCAATTAGAGGAACCTCATTGGTGGACTGCAGGATTTTGGCCAGGCTTACTATGGTTAGTATATCGTGAAAGTAAGGATGAGTCGATAAAGCAATTAGCTGAACAATGTGAGGACAGACTTGACAGTGTGATTACAGATTATTATAGGCTTGACCATGACATGGGGTTTATGTGGACGTTAACAAGTGTTGCGAGATTTAAGCTTTTAGGAGAAGAAGATTCAAAAAGACGTGCACTATTGGTCGCTAATTTACTTGCAGGAAGATTCAATACATCAGGAAATTATATTCGAGCATGGAATCCATGGCAGGAAGGGGAAGATAATTCAGGATGGGCAATTATTGATTGCTTAATGAATTTGCCGCTATTATTCTGGGCCACAGAGGAAACCGGTGATCCAAGATTTAGTGCAGTAGCTAAAAAACATGGAGAGACAGTACTCAAAAACTTTATCCGTGAAGATGGCTCTGTTCATCATATTATTCGATTTGATCCAGTTACAGGTGAAAGAGTGGAGGCGTTAGGTGGGCAAGGATTCGCCCCTGATTCTGCATGGTCTAGAGGAGCATCTTGGGCAGTCTATGGATTAACATTATTGTTCCACCATACAAAAGAGGATAAGTATCTACAAGCGGCAAAAAATGTTTCCCACTTTTTTATCGCCAATTTACCAGAAGATTATGTCCCGCATTGGGATTTTAGGCTTCCAGAGGAGGTAACGAAATACCGTGATTCTTCAGCTGGCGCAATCGCATCATGTGGACTGTTACTACTTGCTAAGCATGTCCCAGCAACCGAAGAGAAAATCTATAAAGATGCTGGAGTGAAAATCCTTAAATCCTTATATAAAAACTATGGTGATTGGGAAAATCCAGAGCAGGATGGGCTAATCCTCCATGGCACAAGCCATTATCCAGAAGGAAAAAATATTGATGTCCCACTTATATATGGTGATTACTATTTTGTAGAAGGACTTGCTATCTTAAAAGGTGATAGAAAGCTATTTTGGTAA
- a CDS encoding Gfo/Idh/MocA family protein, which translates to MIEHKIVVAGCGGMSNTWLDYAESRKNAEIVGLVDVNIDAARGMAERRSLDVPAFSDLSQAIKETNANLVFDVTIPAAHKHIVTTAFEAGCNVFGEKPMAESLEDAKAVLHMSQKTGKKYSVMQNRRYLKQIRAFQHLLSSEVIGKVGSIHADFFLGPHFGGFRDVMDNPLIVDMAIHTFDQARFITGADAISVYCHEYNPPGSWYNGNASAICIFEMNDGSVFTYRGSWCAIGMQTSWEADWRVTGSKGSARWDGNRLPVYEVIDHSQPTDFIDPIKTEEVQSNWEGQEGHWGCLDEMFASLEENRLAETDCSDNIKSMEMVFGAVESAKTGKKILL; encoded by the coding sequence ATGATAGAACATAAAATAGTGGTGGCAGGTTGTGGTGGTATGTCAAACACATGGTTGGATTACGCTGAAAGCCGTAAAAATGCTGAAATTGTAGGATTAGTTGATGTGAATATTGATGCTGCGAGAGGTATGGCAGAGCGTCGAAGCTTAGATGTCCCTGCTTTCTCTGATTTATCACAAGCGATTAAGGAAACAAATGCCAATCTTGTATTTGATGTAACTATTCCTGCTGCCCATAAACACATAGTAACGACAGCATTTGAAGCAGGGTGCAATGTGTTTGGTGAAAAACCGATGGCAGAATCTCTAGAAGATGCTAAAGCAGTATTACATATGTCTCAAAAAACAGGAAAAAAGTATTCTGTCATGCAAAACCGTAGATATTTAAAACAAATTCGTGCATTTCAACACTTATTGTCAAGTGAAGTAATAGGTAAAGTGGGCTCGATCCACGCAGACTTTTTCCTCGGCCCACACTTTGGAGGATTTCGAGATGTGATGGACAATCCCCTTATCGTCGATATGGCTATTCATACATTTGATCAGGCCAGATTTATTACTGGTGCTGATGCAATATCGGTTTACTGTCATGAATATAATCCACCTGGATCTTGGTACAACGGTAACGCATCAGCTATCTGTATTTTTGAAATGAATGATGGCTCTGTATTTACCTATCGTGGCTCTTGGTGTGCAATAGGAATGCAAACTTCATGGGAAGCTGATTGGCGTGTTACAGGGAGCAAGGGTAGTGCACGCTGGGATGGTAATCGTTTACCAGTCTATGAAGTGATTGATCATTCTCAACCAACTGATTTCATAGACCCGATTAAAACCGAAGAAGTACAGAGCAATTGGGAGGGACAAGAAGGACATTGGGGCTGTCTAGATGAAATGTTTGCCTCTCTTGAAGAAAATCGTCTAGCCGAAACCGATTGTAGTGATAACATAAAAAGCATGGAGATGGTTTTTGGTGCAGTGGAAAGTGCAAAAACGGGGAAGAAGATTTTATTATAA
- a CDS encoding heparinase II/III domain-containing protein encodes MYIKSDQIKKLIYGKNVSLLFSNQKEQDIWFHSIKDKTSYQPLLEEIRAEAERLLFEPDKELTFSNFTIFREIGSRLEYEKVYFAKRRRLNTFALMALLEPNHPNYLEQLENTIWSICNEYTWCLPAHLKNSPEMATDMDVSIQSIQQSSYSIDLFAAETAFTLSEMLTLTKNILDPLIQKRIQEEVYRRVLFPFINQPQFGWETSTHNWASVCAGSIGSAAIHLIEDEEILSVILERVLSSMGYYLKGFNDDGACMEGYGYWQYGFGFYVYFADLLKKKTAGEIDLFDSEKVHQIALFQQKCFIHKNQVVNFSDSNQQATVFLGISHYLKKIFHDIEVPEKGLRAPYTEDHCSRWAPAFRNLLWFNEQIEGRPWHDKTYFLSDSQWFISRNDPYVFACKGGHNDEPHNHNDIGHFILQKNGETFFKDLGSGLYSDAYFGEDRYTIFCNGSQGHSVPIINNQFQAEGISHNATITEVAIEQDIDIVEMNMTNAYNIALLETLTRRFTLIKNKKPELILTDTFQFTENPESIVERFITPVLQITEDQEGVILEGNQKVKLKFNRKQLNLVISENEFLNHFGEREDLLILDFSVKKPDNTCCVEFVFQLL; translated from the coding sequence TTGTATATAAAGTCTGACCAAATAAAAAAATTAATTTATGGAAAGAATGTTTCTCTTTTATTTTCAAACCAAAAGGAGCAGGACATTTGGTTTCATTCAATTAAGGATAAAACTTCATATCAGCCCTTACTTGAAGAGATTAGGGCTGAGGCGGAAAGACTACTCTTTGAACCTGATAAAGAATTAACATTTTCAAACTTTACTATTTTTAGAGAAATAGGTTCCCGTCTTGAGTACGAAAAGGTTTATTTTGCAAAAAGAAGACGGTTAAATACATTTGCCCTTATGGCTTTGCTTGAACCAAATCATCCAAATTACTTAGAACAGTTAGAAAATACGATTTGGTCAATATGTAATGAATATACATGGTGTTTACCTGCTCATTTAAAGAATAGTCCTGAAATGGCAACTGATATGGATGTTTCGATTCAATCGATACAACAGTCTAGTTATTCAATCGATTTATTTGCTGCTGAAACAGCATTTACACTAAGTGAAATGTTAACTTTAACAAAGAACATTCTTGATCCTTTAATACAAAAACGAATCCAAGAGGAAGTCTATCGAAGAGTATTATTTCCATTTATTAATCAACCACAATTTGGTTGGGAAACTTCAACACATAACTGGGCATCTGTTTGTGCAGGATCGATTGGTTCAGCTGCAATACATTTAATTGAAGATGAAGAAATCCTTTCAGTCATTTTAGAACGTGTTCTTAGTAGCATGGGATATTATTTAAAAGGGTTTAACGATGATGGTGCATGCATGGAAGGGTATGGATATTGGCAATATGGTTTTGGTTTTTATGTTTATTTTGCTGATTTATTGAAGAAAAAAACAGCAGGCGAAATTGATTTGTTTGATTCAGAAAAAGTACATCAAATTGCCCTTTTCCAACAAAAATGCTTTATCCATAAAAATCAAGTTGTTAATTTTTCTGATTCTAATCAACAGGCAACAGTATTTTTAGGTATTAGTCATTATTTAAAAAAGATTTTTCATGACATTGAAGTCCCTGAAAAAGGACTCCGTGCTCCATATACTGAAGATCATTGTAGTCGATGGGCGCCAGCGTTCAGAAATTTACTCTGGTTTAATGAACAAATTGAGGGGAGGCCTTGGCACGATAAAACATATTTTCTTAGTGACTCACAATGGTTTATTTCTAGAAATGATCCCTATGTTTTTGCTTGTAAAGGTGGTCACAATGATGAGCCGCATAATCATAATGATATTGGTCATTTTATCTTACAAAAAAATGGTGAAACATTCTTTAAAGATTTAGGTAGTGGGTTATACAGTGATGCATACTTTGGTGAAGACCGCTATACTATTTTTTGTAATGGCTCACAGGGGCACTCTGTTCCAATCATAAATAATCAATTTCAGGCTGAGGGAATTTCTCACAACGCAACAATTACAGAGGTAGCAATAGAGCAGGATATAGATATAGTGGAAATGAATATGACAAACGCATATAACATTGCATTATTAGAAACGTTAACGCGAAGATTTACGTTGATAAAAAATAAGAAACCAGAGCTAATTTTGACAGACACTTTTCAGTTCACTGAAAATCCAGAATCAATAGTTGAAAGATTTATCACACCTGTACTTCAAATTACTGAAGACCAGGAAGGAGTCATTCTGGAAGGAAATCAAAAAGTGAAATTAAAATTTAACCGCAAGCAATTAAATTTAGTGATAAGTGAGAATGAATTTTTAAATCATTTTGGTGAAAGAGAAGATCTACTTATTTTGGATTTTTCTGTGAAAAAGCCGGATAATACATGTTGTGTAGAATTTGTATTTCAGTTGCTTTAG
- a CDS encoding family 43 glycosylhydrolase: MSKVVKVISLLLTVLILVSSTYSITPAFAASAKGNTTGFSDQELKDNNYILYFVNAGDPTPATAEGTDKIGLYASKTEQMYDADPVTGKKWGLVTTTSNTTVNNPADKNGSLRYYNGPQIREKALKYKFELPDGEYDLTLGFKNPWSGRSINIIGEGQNLSNGDYDIGSYSAEKEVTYQQVSVTDGELDVNIQGPATASLTNYNDPLVNYIIVRKYIVIPLSDLEGEINTAKIEAEKTDTYTKVSLDALNTTIEQAEALVKEINDNNLDINKKEIQTEIRAAIKNLETAITGLALNIPNESFKPGQVWRDTNGADIQAHGGGIMYDEETQKYYWYGEDKTNGYLPARGVRVYSSTDLYNWQDEGLALTAIESMAQFETDPLISKLYEGRTDKADILNDIGTDRVIERPKVIYNEKTKKYVMWMHTDGPSETSTAMYAKAEAGYALSDSPTGPFIYQESNRMDRAPEDAEYNGQPNQPGMARDMNLFKDDDGTAYLIYSSEENMTIYISKLNESYTDVVGWHRDGNVERDSTYKAVYGEDYVRVFPGAQREAPAMFKYNGKYYMITSGATGWSPNPARYTVADEIFEEWKPLRDPAVGEKSSTTFDSQSTNVIPVDPEKGKFIFMGDRWNSSNLKDSRYVWLPIEFGQDDEIILQWYDEWKVDILDRMGKVTINTELPEKVAVDQVPKLPNVIQVTNSEGNQLETPVSWGINAEDFSKPGTVVVEGTLSELANKVIRTKILVIPDHVRYFVHAGGAETSDYKIWSSYMQETLLNKEIIDQKYNPENGQSWGFVGDRTKPAGSEGGDLFSALRYLLSGSGDDLSYKFDLENGKYTVYTGLYDPWYTSTRGSRKADILLNGETKTKGYVFTDSYDVLGYKNVNITDGKLDLTVRRVQGSPDPQISWIMIVEEDTTAPTGDFTINSGAEFTNDQNVTLSFNAEDDLSGVNQSRFSTDSENWTEWDQFASSKDIVLPSGDGEKTVFVQFKDKAGNISTAYQKQIILDTTAPVIEFSGNKETYEVDSKVAISCLAVDKLSGIATAKCPSIEGSAYTFTIGENKISATATDKAGNTVEVETTFTVTVDFDSLSNLTESFVNQKDIAHSLKTKLLSAKDAAERGNTEAMEGKIKAYINQVSAQSEKSISNENADLLISLVDKLK, translated from the coding sequence TTGTCTAAGGTAGTAAAAGTTATTTCACTATTACTGACAGTATTAATTCTCGTATCGTCTACTTATTCAATCACACCAGCATTTGCAGCAAGCGCAAAAGGGAATACAACAGGATTTTCTGATCAAGAACTTAAGGATAATAATTATATCCTCTACTTTGTGAATGCAGGTGATCCAACTCCTGCTACTGCTGAAGGAACCGATAAAATAGGTCTCTATGCCAGCAAAACGGAGCAGATGTATGACGCTGACCCTGTTACAGGAAAAAAATGGGGACTGGTTACCACGACAAGCAATACAACTGTCAATAATCCAGCCGACAAAAATGGATCTTTAAGATATTATAACGGCCCTCAAATACGTGAAAAGGCATTAAAATACAAGTTTGAATTACCTGATGGTGAGTATGACCTTACTTTAGGTTTCAAGAATCCGTGGAGTGGTCGAAGTATTAATATTATTGGCGAGGGACAAAATCTATCAAATGGAGATTATGATATTGGAAGCTATTCCGCTGAAAAAGAGGTTACCTATCAACAGGTTTCAGTAACGGACGGAGAATTGGATGTTAACATTCAAGGACCAGCAACAGCTAGTTTAACAAACTATAATGACCCTTTAGTTAATTACATCATTGTCCGAAAGTATATAGTCATACCACTCTCTGATTTAGAGGGCGAAATTAATACCGCAAAAATTGAAGCTGAGAAGACAGATACTTATACTAAGGTTAGCTTAGATGCACTTAATACCACGATCGAACAAGCTGAGGCATTGGTTAAAGAAATCAATGACAATAACTTGGATATAAACAAAAAAGAAATACAGACGGAAATTCGTGCAGCAATAAAGAACTTGGAAACAGCAATAACAGGACTCGCACTAAACATTCCAAATGAATCCTTTAAACCAGGGCAAGTATGGAGAGATACGAACGGTGCCGACATCCAAGCCCATGGCGGTGGGATCATGTACGATGAAGAAACTCAAAAATACTACTGGTATGGTGAAGATAAAACAAACGGTTATCTTCCAGCAAGAGGTGTTAGAGTTTATTCCTCTACAGATCTTTATAATTGGCAGGATGAGGGTCTTGCATTAACCGCAATTGAATCAATGGCACAATTTGAAACAGATCCATTGATTTCGAAACTTTATGAAGGAAGAACAGATAAAGCAGATATCTTAAATGATATTGGCACAGACCGAGTCATTGAAAGGCCTAAAGTCATTTATAACGAAAAAACGAAGAAATATGTCATGTGGATGCACACAGATGGTCCTTCAGAAACATCAACTGCAATGTATGCAAAAGCTGAAGCTGGTTATGCATTAAGTGACTCACCAACAGGTCCTTTCATCTACCAAGAAAGCAACCGAATGGATCGTGCCCCTGAAGATGCAGAATATAATGGCCAGCCTAATCAACCCGGAATGGCGCGTGATATGAACCTATTCAAGGATGATGATGGTACAGCTTACCTAATCTATTCTAGTGAAGAAAACATGACGATCTATATTTCAAAACTAAATGAAAGTTATACAGATGTAGTTGGTTGGCATAGAGATGGAAATGTTGAACGTGATTCGACTTATAAAGCAGTATATGGTGAGGATTACGTAAGGGTATTTCCTGGCGCACAACGTGAGGCACCTGCAATGTTCAAATATAATGGTAAGTATTATATGATCACATCAGGCGCAACAGGATGGTCACCTAACCCAGCAAGATATACAGTTGCCGATGAAATCTTTGAAGAATGGAAGCCATTACGTGATCCAGCTGTTGGGGAGAAATCATCCACAACATTTGATTCACAAAGCACGAATGTCATCCCTGTCGACCCAGAAAAGGGGAAATTTATTTTTATGGGTGACAGATGGAATTCAAGCAATTTAAAGGATTCTCGTTATGTATGGCTTCCTATTGAGTTTGGTCAAGATGATGAAATTATTTTACAATGGTATGACGAGTGGAAGGTGGATATTTTAGACAGAATGGGAAAAGTAACAATCAACACTGAATTACCCGAAAAGGTAGCTGTAGACCAAGTGCCTAAACTACCGAATGTTATTCAGGTTACAAATTCAGAAGGAAATCAATTGGAAACGCCGGTATCATGGGGAATCAATGCTGAAGATTTTTCAAAACCTGGCACTGTTGTAGTTGAAGGTACACTTTCTGAATTAGCCAATAAGGTTATTAGGACAAAAATACTTGTCATTCCTGATCATGTAAGATATTTTGTCCATGCTGGTGGTGCTGAAACCAGTGATTATAAGATATGGTCTTCTTATATGCAAGAAACACTTCTCAACAAAGAGATCATCGATCAAAAGTATAACCCAGAGAATGGGCAATCATGGGGATTTGTAGGAGATCGTACGAAACCAGCCGGCAGTGAAGGTGGAGATCTATTTTCTGCACTAAGATACCTACTAAGCGGCTCTGGAGATGACCTTTCTTATAAATTTGATTTAGAAAATGGAAAATACACAGTTTATACAGGGCTTTATGACCCTTGGTATACTTCCACGAGAGGAAGTAGAAAAGCGGATATTTTACTGAATGGTGAAACCAAAACAAAAGGATACGTCTTTACAGATTCATATGACGTCCTTGGCTACAAAAATGTAAACATTACGGATGGAAAGCTTGACCTTACTGTTCGTAGAGTACAAGGTTCTCCTGATCCTCAAATCAGTTGGATCATGATTGTTGAGGAGGATACAACAGCACCTACTGGAGATTTTACAATTAACTCTGGAGCAGAATTCACAAATGACCAAAATGTTACTCTATCCTTTAATGCTGAAGATGATTTAAGCGGAGTGAATCAATCTCGCTTTTCCACTGACTCAGAGAATTGGACTGAATGGGATCAATTTGCTTCATCGAAAGATATTGTTTTACCTTCTGGTGATGGTGAGAAAACTGTATTTGTTCAATTTAAAGACAAAGCTGGAAACATAAGCACTGCCTATCAAAAACAAATTATATTAGATACAACAGCCCCGGTGATTGAGTTCTCAGGGAATAAGGAAACTTATGAAGTAGATTCAAAGGTCGCCATCTCCTGTCTTGCTGTTGATAAATTATCAGGAATCGCTACTGCGAAATGCCCAAGCATTGAAGGTTCGGCATATACTTTCACCATTGGTGAAAATAAAATTTCAGCTACAGCAACTGACAAAGCTGGAAACACGGTAGAAGTTGAAACGACTTTTACTGTTACTGTTGACTTTGACAGTTTAAGCAATTTAACAGAAAGTTTTGTAAATCAAAAGGACATCGCTCATTCTCTTAAAACAAAACTTTTATCTGCTAAAGATGCAGCTGAGCGAGGCAATACAGAAGCAATGGAAGGCAAAATCAAAGCTTACATTAACCAGGTATCTGCTCAAAGTGAAAAATCAATTTCAAATGAAAATGCTGATTTATTGATTTCTTTAGTAGATAAACTTAAATAA
- a CDS encoding carbohydrate ABC transporter permease, giving the protein MNQLSGKTNSIGMLLGKLAIFVLLLVEVYPIIWLLLSSIKGPDEFSANPMYALPEGFHLQNYLDAWNIGNMGMYFKNSIIATFPALFLIIFLGAGAAFAIEKMRWKWSKGVMLLFTAGIMVPVQIVLLPLFTIFFKTGLLNSLWSLILVYTTFGLPLTILMFSSYFKALPNEVIESAVMDGASIYQIFFKIAIPIVSNAIVTVALVQFFFVWNDLIFAMTFISDTELRTIQTGLNSFTGEYGQKQWGPIFASISLAVVPTLLLYLFLNKLVMKGMTSGAVKG; this is encoded by the coding sequence GTGAATCAGTTATCTGGAAAAACAAATAGTATCGGTATGTTACTAGGTAAACTTGCCATATTCGTCTTACTATTAGTGGAAGTTTATCCTATTATATGGTTGCTGTTATCTTCAATAAAAGGACCAGATGAATTCAGTGCAAATCCAATGTATGCATTGCCAGAAGGCTTTCATTTACAAAACTATCTGGATGCATGGAACATAGGGAATATGGGTATGTATTTTAAAAATAGTATTATCGCCACTTTCCCAGCGTTGTTTTTAATAATTTTCTTGGGAGCAGGTGCTGCATTTGCCATCGAAAAAATGCGCTGGAAATGGAGTAAAGGTGTGATGCTACTGTTTACAGCAGGGATAATGGTTCCAGTACAAATTGTGCTCCTTCCATTGTTTACAATCTTTTTTAAGACAGGATTACTAAATAGTTTATGGTCACTTATTCTTGTGTATACAACATTTGGTCTGCCATTAACAATTTTAATGTTCTCTAGTTACTTTAAAGCACTTCCAAATGAGGTCATTGAGTCGGCAGTTATGGATGGTGCTAGCATTTATCAAATCTTTTTTAAGATAGCAATACCTATCGTCTCAAATGCAATTGTAACTGTTGCATTAGTTCAGTTTTTCTTTGTTTGGAACGATTTAATCTTTGCCATGACGTTTATAAGTGACACAGAACTCAGAACCATTCAAACAGGTTTAAATTCCTTTACAGGAGAATATGGACAAAAGCAATGGGGACCAATCTTTGCGTCAATTTCATTAGCAGTTGTTCCTACCCTGTTATTGTATCTATTTTTAAATAAACTTGTTATGAAGGGGATGACGAGTGGAGCTGTTAAGGGATAA